In the Marinobacter sp. Arc7-DN-1 genome, CAAGAAGGGTGACGAAGTTGAAACCGTTATCCTGTCTGTTGATCCGGAGCGAGAGCGTATCTCCCTGGGTATCAAGCAGCTTGAGAGCGATCCGTTCGCCGAGTTTGTGCAGCTGAACGACAAGGGCTCTATTGTTAAGGGCACCGTGTCTGCAGTTGATGCCAAGGCCGCTACCATTGCCCTGAACGACGAAGTTGAAGCGGTACTGAAAGCCTCGGAAATCAGTCGTGACCGTGTTGAAGACGCACGTAACGCGCTGAAGGAAGGCGAAGAAGTAGAAGCGAAGATCATCAGCATCGATCGCAAGAACCGCATCATTAACCTGTCTGTGAAGTCCAAGGATGTTGAGGACGACAAGCAGGCCCTGGAAAATGTGCGGACCAAGACTGCCGAAACCTCTTCTGGTGCGACCACCATCGGTGATCTCATCAAGGAGCAGATGCAGCAGCAAAACGCCAATAAGGAATGAATTTCCGGTTGGTGTGAAAAAAACGGGCTCTAAGAGCCCGTTTTTTTTGTGTTTTTTTCTGGTTTGGCTAAACTAGATAGTCATGGGAATCCGGCAACCGACGGCTGAACAATAACGAAAGAGGGAAACGCCTCATGACGAAGTCCGAACTGGTCGAGTTGATTGCGTCCAAGCAAACACAGCTCTCCGTTAAAGATGTCGAACTGGCTGTAAAAACCATCATTGAGCACATGTCCCAGTCGCTCGCCGATGGTCAGAGAATTGAGATCCGGGGATTTGGCAGTTTTTCTCTTCATCACCGGGCAGCGCGTACCGGTCGCAATCCGAAAACCGGTGAGGCTGTCCAGTTACCGGCCAAGTTTGTGCCGCATTTCAAACCGGGAAAGGAATTGAGAGAGCAGGTTAACGACAGTCTGAAGAAAGGCTTTTAACCGCGGCTCAGGGAATGCGTATAATTCAGGATTAGTCAGCCCTTTGGGAGTGCTATCTCTATGGCAGGATTGCAGAAGATCCTCATTATTCTGTTGGTTTTGGTCCTGGTT is a window encoding:
- a CDS encoding integration host factor subunit beta; this encodes MTKSELVELIASKQTQLSVKDVELAVKTIIEHMSQSLADGQRIEIRGFGSFSLHHRAARTGRNPKTGEAVQLPAKFVPHFKPGKELREQVNDSLKKGF